In Acaryochloris thomasi RCC1774, the following proteins share a genomic window:
- a CDS encoding DM13 domain-containing protein, with protein MRSANHVAAIGLVSILTFGGVGAITLSQPATANQGQAQQAGTFVGVDHPAEGKAHIVTNEGKNYLVFDDAFQSHEGPDLFVLLHRSEVPESYAETDYVNLGDLQKVNGMQVYEIPADVDPSTFKSAVVWCREFNVTFGYAPFQN; from the coding sequence ATGCGTTCAGCTAATCATGTTGCGGCCATCGGTTTAGTGTCTATTCTTACCTTTGGTGGTGTTGGAGCCATTACCCTCTCGCAACCTGCCACTGCCAACCAGGGCCAAGCCCAACAGGCTGGAACCTTCGTGGGCGTCGATCATCCAGCAGAGGGGAAGGCTCACATTGTGACCAACGAGGGTAAAAATTATCTTGTCTTTGATGACGCATTCCAGTCCCATGAGGGGCCTGATCTATTTGTACTTCTCCATCGATCCGAGGTTCCCGAAAGCTATGCCGAAACAGACTATGTCAATCTAGGAGATCTCCAAAAGGTTAACGGAATGCAGGTGTACGAAATTCCCGCTGATGTTGATCCCTCGACCTTTAAATCTGCCGTCGTCTGGTGCCGTGAATTCAACGTCACTTTTGGCTATGCGCCTTTCCAAAATTAG